CATCCTCTCTCTCTCATCTCTGCTCTTTAATTTTGTATAAGCATATATTAACAtgtatgtatcaaatacaataAATGTCAATCTGTATCatactatatttatttatacaatCTATATTTAGTCGAATACAACCTGCATCAGCCTATGTTCGTCTTTTCTCTAACATCTATCTTCTTTATTTCCCAAATCTTATTCTCCTATCTCTTCCTCTGTCCAATTTCGCTTGCCTCTTTATTTACTATCaaattgtatttattatattcatcgAATACAATATATATCAACTTATATTTGTTCTCTCTTTAACAATTTATATTCACATACTATATTTATACTCCCATATTAAGTGAGGAGAAGAAAACACTTGAGACATAAGTAGGTGAATATTGGAGGCAAATAACAAAGCCACCACTCATCTTAATTcgcaaagtaaaaaaaaaataggatgGTGCAGCGTGCAACTTCTAGATCGTAGCAGATAATAGATCAAagtttatataatttaaataaaaaatgtgaTATATAAATTAAGATAGAATAAGTAATTCAGAAAGTAAAGAAATTGGGTTTAATATAGTGATGTTCCTTAAAAGTTCACggtaaattttatttagctaTTCAAATCATGAGTCGTTTTAATTGAACATCTAACCATTTGATAAAGTATTTATATTATAcatttttgatttaattttttttaaaaaaagttatgcGTATCTAAAGTCTTTACAATTCCCTTTCCCAATTTCTCCTTcccctatttttattttttttataaaacaaaatattcattacgtaaataaattaataacttATAATATATCACCTTCTTTAGTTAGGTATATTGAtctcaataaaatataaaacatcAAACTTGTTTTAATTGAAGGTGATATACACAacttaaaagaaaataacatatcttatataattaatttaactatttaataaatattaagttaagttaaattaaattttttaataaaaatactttattatatatttaaatgcTTTATTGAAATGATTACTCCAATTGAGATGATAGGTACGCCATGGTCCCTTTGTCCACAAATGAGTGTTATTAAGTTATGGTGtagtaataaaattattttatttttaattagagattctgagtttgaattttgggtatgaaattattttttattaggaGCGGCATTCTCAAATAGGCTTGTAATTCACAATAAAAAAATAGCAATCAATGTCGGCAGTGACTTCTGCCCACGTGTACTACTCCTTTCCACTCTTCATAACCTCCTTCTGCCATATGTCCTTTTTCTTCCTAATTAATCTTCATTTTGCGTACAAGGATCGAACTTATTACACGTAATAACAACTGCATCCTTATCATATTCTAAGTAGTAAGATTGAATAGCTTttctaaattattatattactccctccgttttcCTAATTCATTTAACGTAATTTAACTTTGacatgaaaaatttatgatctaaattaaattataaatatttatataattataaattattttattaagaataaaatatatatattaaaattaaaatattactaaatataaaaatattttttaaaaaaaataactaaaaataaaatgtgacacataaattgagacagatAGAATATTATTATGTaattttcatatctaaattatatTGTGTACATATGTTGCTTCTTGAATTATACTCcttctgtctcaatttatgtgacatttttcatttttcgaAAGTCAATCAGTTTAAATTTGATTGGAAATACGCATAAGGaatcttcaattttttaaaaactatttatatatgtgtaaactacgtaaaaaatattataaatcataataattaataatttaaaatatataaaaatttaaaaattaaaaataaacttatttaaatctcaaaattatgataatttttaattaatatataattaaatacttAAACTTGTAGAGATTGAGACAAGTAAAAAAGTCTTAAATAGTTTGAAAACAGGGGATGGATATAAATAGCGGATCCATCTTGCTTCAAAACCATTCCACCACCTGAAATTCCTCCCGACCCTTCTTCTTTCCGATTCTACTTCCTTCTACTTTTTGTACTCAAATTCCTGAAAGTAATAAACAAAAAGCTCTAAATCGGAGATTATGGCTTCTCAAGATCAGCTAAAACACAGAATTAATACCAAATCACAACAAAACGAACCTCTACAAACTGAACAATACACCAAATCTGATCAAGATGACGATTCGAAAACGAACAAAAACATcgataaatcaaaaagaaaacagaTAGCCAAACGAGGACTCAAATCATTAACAATCGCTTTAACGATCCCACTGTTATTAACCCTTGTAGACATTTCTCTTTTCGGATCAAGTTACCAGTACGTTTCAATGGAGAAGTCTTTTTGGTTCCCACGTTTATGGGCTTTGCACTTAGCCTGTTTGGGTTCTTCTTTTCTTATGGGTCTTTCTGCTTGGCTTGTTTGGGCTGAAGGTGGGTTTCATCGTAAACCTATGGCTATGCTTTTGTATTTAAGTCAATTGGGGTTGAGTTTGGCTTGGGATCCAGTTGTGTTTAAAGCAGGAGCTACTAGGATTGGGTTGGTGTTATGTGTGGCTTTGTTTGGAGTGTTGATTGCTTGTGTTAGGTCTTTTAAAAATGTGAATCCTGTTGCTGGGGATTTGGTTAAACCTTGTCTTGGATTGGCTGTGCTTTTGAGTTTAGCAAATCTTAAGCTTATATACCACTAGAGTCGACATAAGCacttgttattgttcttgttttgGCTTGTAATGCTCATGTACTGTACATTTACATGTATTAGTGTTTTATATTTCACCTTCTAATCAAAATCTCTTTTACCAAGGTTACAAGACAAAGCAAATGAAGTAACAGATAGTTGTTGTAGAAACCCCAAAACtagaaaagaataaaatttcttcaaaaaagtTAGAGATGTGTGTTTCAAGTAAAATATGCAGAAATGTGTTTTTATCGTAAGCTTCAATTCTTCAAGCAACACGAACAATATAAGCCTCAGCTTCTGCTTAAGCACTAGAAAATGACGATGAGCCAAATGTGTTGAAGCACTAAATTTCTAATCAGTACGACAGAGCTTCCTAAGAGTCACTGATATCCTCTTCTTTTGATCAATCTCCTGGCCTTTCCATATTTGGAACCCAGGTTTTCGATTTATCTCGTGTTTCCAAAGGTAGCGTGCTTCtccccacatcaaaataagacATCCTGGTGTCAATAGCACAGGCAATTTGTGTAGTGGATCTTGGGCTCTGCATGTTCCATTTTCGACTCGAGAGAAATGCATAACGCAGGATGACTCTAGAGAAACGATAgcaattccatcctcaaaccgcaTTAGATCAACATGCGGACAGATACCCTGTAAGTAATACAATGCAGTTTCATCACCAGGATTCCACTACAGTGAGGAATGTACCACCTCCAAAACTCACTATTGATGCTAAATAAACGAAGTTTATCAACCTAAAATCCAATGTGGTCAAAGCTATGCAGAGAATAATAAACACTATTTATGATCTAAAATCGAATGTGGTTCACAAAAATCACTCCGGAATTTGCAGTAATATTTTGACTCAAAATGAggagaaagggaaaaagaaaatcatgaaaCAACTTCCAGGATCAGAAGAAACGTGAAAGGCAAGTAAAGGAGATCAATACCCATAATAATAACTATGCACAATATATGAGAATGTCATTCCTTTTACCCAAAACAGAAAAATATTGCCATTTGGAAAGACTCAAGAGAAAGAGGATGTTCTAATAGCAGCTAAGCCTAGATGTTAACACCATCCCGTTTTAATTACTTAATTGCACAAAATCCTCAACAGAGAGGCATCCTATCCCCAGTCTCCAGCTTCACAGTCTATTATCCTTTTGCCTGGGAACAGATCAAACTTGTTTGATGTCAAAGACCTCCATACACGAACTACCTCTTCTCCCAGACAAAAGCAttgtatttgatatttataagATGTATGTCAAGTGCACCCTTCAGCTTATAAAGCCTTGTTTCTACAGTCATATAAGAACCATGGGTGTAATCTAATTGACTTGGCTTTGTGAAAGTGAAACAAATTCCAGTGTTTCAGAACCGGCTACAGTAAAGCCCTCCTCTACTAGAGATATTGTGCAATTTCTCTCATTGACTTAGGCCATCCTTGCTAGAATGAGAAGAATCTCTATAATAAGCTATGATCCATAAACCGGAAATCCCGTTTAAACTTGTAACTGTCAAGCATGCATTCAGTAGACTGCACATAGTATTAtaaaatcaaattcatttagGGACTTTACACCACTTACTTAAATCTGTTAACAAAAATTAGGATGCTGATCCTTTTTTGTGGGCGTCTTACACTGCATCATCTAACTTGATGGTTGTACTAATATCACGGTAGCAGAGtaattttactatgataatacaCTTATCACTGAAAACAAAGAATTCTGTGAAAGGATAAAGTCGCACCTCACCTGGTTGATACATGTTAACTATAAGTTGATCAAAAAGTGGTTCCCTCCATAACAGATCTCGTGGAAAGATGCATACTTCCTTGCCCTTCTCAGAGTTTTCCAACTCTGCAGCACAATTACCGAAGAGAATCACCTCATGGATAGAGCTGGAGAGCTCAACCGCCCACCCTGGTAGGTCACCAAACCTCATAGCCTGCAAGAGAAGAAAATACATGTAATCAAGTGCATTGCTAAATGACTAATGGTTAAAAGAGCCAAACAGGATGAcccaattatgatttatgagaaatTCGAAAATTTGTGGTTGGTTCAAGAAAATGTTAAACTAGTCACTtaaacaaaggaaaagaaaatgttAAACAGAACTTCCAGCCCTGCTGTCTTTCTTAGAAAGAACTGCAGGACAAACTTTTCCATTGTTCAAGTACATGCCAGATATGCTTTGCAGTAGACTCATTCTAAGGTCAATTAACAACTACAAGGTAAAATCACAACTGAATATTTTCCCTTTATTCAACTaaaagaaaatgagattacTTTTAAGTAACTATTACAGCGAGAATGGAGAGTCTAAAGTATTTGAATTTCGAGAAAACGCTATTTGGTTTGATCAAACGGTAGAAATAACCTATGAATCCAgaaccttttctttttttgctttCAATAAATCGAACATTTTTGGCTTATATATAAGTATTTCTTTATCCAAAATCTCTTAGTATTAAAGTCCTCCTGATAAGTCTCCCCAGATTGACTACTTACGATACAATTATCAACTGCGGACAAATAAATGTGAAACATCAAGATTATTCCATTCACTATATTCAGAGAAAAGTGTTATACGAACATCTTCAGCCTCAAGTTGCAGTCTCAATATTTTCTCTACTTAAGATTTAGGGACACAAATACAAAAGTTCACAATTTTGACATAATATTTACAGCAATCATCTTTTTTGAAATGGATTTACAGCAATCATCTGTTATAAAAATAACAAGAAATATAATCGAAGAAGAAGATGGCTTTGAGGCGTGAAAAATCACTTTCCTTAAAGAGATATTGCCCGTATACATATTGGGAAAAATACAAACAATTCCCTTCAGGATACAACAAAGCCCTTGTATATACCTGCAGATTTTTCTTAGGCTACTTCTAGAGAGTCCTTATAT
This DNA window, taken from Solanum dulcamara chromosome 3, daSolDulc1.2, whole genome shotgun sequence, encodes the following:
- the LOC129882922 gene encoding translocator protein homolog, giving the protein MASQDQLKHRINTKSQQNEPLQTEQYTKSDQDDDSKTNKNIDKSKRKQIAKRGLKSLTIALTIPLLLTLVDISLFGSSYQYVSMEKSFWFPRLWALHLACLGSSFLMGLSAWLVWAEGGFHRKPMAMLLYLSQLGLSLAWDPVVFKAGATRIGLVLCVALFGVLIACVRSFKNVNPVAGDLVKPCLGLAVLLSLANLKLIYH
- the LOC129882921 gene encoding uncharacterized protein LOC129882921; the protein is MDELQTILTEAFGESSDSEGEEEEQLFHAHSAENQVNRKALCGSVFGESDSWERISEIDGLWLCKDFLSPDQQSKLLSSIQQEGWFAESSSNQAMRFGDLPGWAVELSSSIHEVILFGNCAAELENSEKGKEVCIFPRDLLWREPLFDQLIVNMYQPGEGICPHVDLMRFEDGIAIVSLESSCVMHFSRVENGTCRAQDPLHKLPVLLTPGCLILMWGEARYLWKHEINRKPGFQIWKGQEIDQKKRISVTLRKLCRTD